A window from Aquiluna borgnonia encodes these proteins:
- a CDS encoding polyprenol monophosphomannose synthase produces MKTLVMMPTYNEIETLEASVVNLLEHNPGLEVVVIDDNSPDGTGELAAQLAGGDKRIHVLHRSGKEGLGKAYLAGYEFGLASGFDYLVQMDADGSHRPQDLPAMLSAAKNFDLVIGSRWIIGGAVSNWPWYRQGISQFGNWYAGAMLDLGVADLTAGFRVYSANLIRRMDLREIQAQGYGFQVEMTIKSAAAGAKICEVPILFVERQNGSSKMTLRIVVEAFLLATKWGIQRITRR; encoded by the coding sequence TTGAAAACGCTCGTGATGATGCCCACCTACAACGAAATTGAGACTCTTGAGGCCTCAGTGGTGAACCTGCTCGAGCACAACCCAGGCCTTGAGGTTGTTGTGATTGATGACAATTCACCTGACGGAACCGGGGAACTTGCAGCTCAGCTAGCCGGTGGCGACAAGCGAATTCACGTTTTACATCGCTCTGGTAAGGAGGGTTTAGGCAAGGCATACCTGGCGGGATATGAGTTTGGTCTTGCCTCGGGCTTTGATTACCTAGTGCAGATGGACGCCGATGGCTCACACCGCCCTCAGGATCTCCCAGCGATGCTTTCTGCCGCTAAGAATTTTGACTTGGTAATTGGGTCCAGATGGATCATTGGGGGAGCGGTGTCCAACTGGCCCTGGTATCGGCAGGGGATATCGCAATTTGGCAACTGGTATGCCGGGGCAATGCTTGACCTAGGAGTTGCAGACCTTACGGCGGGCTTCCGCGTCTATTCAGCAAACCTGATCAGACGGATGGACCTGAGAGAGATTCAGGCTCAGGGGTACGGATTTCAAGTTGAGATGACAATAAAGTCGGCTGCCGCCGGGGCCAAAATCTGTGAGGTGCCGATTCTTTTTGTGGAACGTCAAAACGGAAGCAGCAAGATGACGCTCCGAATCGTTGTGGAGGCATTCCTGCTTGCCACAAAATGGGGTATTCAGCGGATAACTAGGCGCTGA